The DNA sequence GATGTTCACGTGTCTATTGAAGTCCTACCGCACCCGAGTTCATTCCCGGCGGGCTGTGGTGGCCGCGCAGAGCCTGTTCCCCGCGCGGCCACCGATCCGCTCAGTCCGAGCAGCAGCATCCACCCTGCTGGGCCGACACCAACTCCTCTGACACAACCTCTACCTTGCCGTCAGGACGCCAATCGAACGGGAAGTGCTTGCTCGACTCTCCGCGATGCTCGTGTGACCATTCGAACCCGACGGAGTGGTCCTTCTTGACCACACCCCAGGTCGCAACCTGACCCGGACCCACTTCAGCTCCGGGTGCGTTCGTCGTGGTGACTCGCCGACTGGGGTCGGCCGTAGGGCCGGTCAGGGCCTCGACACGGAGATCCACCTTGCCGGGGATCTCGGCACCCCAACTCGCGAGATCGTCGGCCTTGTCGAAGTTGATCGGGACGTACTCGATACCGCGCAGTTCTTCGATGAGACTTGCGAACTCCGCGGGCCAGCCGCCCTCTTTACCCGTAAAGATTCGCTCGAGCGCGATGCGCTGACGGGCGTCCGCGGACTCATCGATGTAGAACATCAGCTTCATCGTCGCGTCCGGGTCACCTATCCACATGTTCCCCCTGAACTCGCCCTGAGCAATCACCCCCAGATTGCTCAAGTCAACATCGCCCCAATGGCCTTCGTTGACATGCCACACCAAGGTGAAAAGGCAGTCCCCGTGTGTGGGTTCCTGCGCGAAGCTGCACGGGCAGGGCAGCTTGCAGCTGCACACGTCGAACCAATCGCCCTTGAGATTCCAGTCGTAGGTATCCGTCGCCGACATTTCGTCCATTCCTTTCTATACCCCATGGGGGTATCTGACAACCTGAACGTAGCAGTGGTCACCAGGCCTTGGCAAGTACCCCTAGGGGGTATATTTCGGAGCCGTTGCCGCGCTGGGCCGATCAATTGATATAGATAGGTCTATGTCCGCATCAGCTTTCGACCCCGCGCCCGTCAGACAAATCTGGCAGGAGCTGGATATACCGGGGATCGTGGACGTGCACACCCACTTCATGCCCAAATCCGTCATGGACAAGGTGTGGGCCTACTTCGACTCGGCCGGGCCTCTCATCGGGCGCCCCTGGCCGATCACCTACCGCGCCGAGGAGTCGCAGCGGATGCAGACGCTGCGGGAGTTCGGAGTGCTCCGCTTCACCTCATTGATCTACGCGCACAAACCGCAGATGGCTGCCTGGCTGAACCAGTGGGCGACCCAGTTCGCGGCGCAGACCCCCGACTGCATCCACACCGCAACCTTCTTTCCCGAATCCGATGCGCTCGACTATGTGCACGAGGCCATCGAGGCGGGAGCCCGCATCTTCAAGGTCCACATTCAGGTGGGTGCGTTCTCCCCCATCGATCCGCTGCTCCTCCCGGTGTGGGGTCTGCTCGAGGACGCCGGAGTTCCGGTGGTGATCCATTGCGGCTCGGGCCCGGCTCCGGGCGAATTCACCGGGCCCGAACCAATCCGGTTGCTGCTGACGCAGTTTCCGCGACTACGCCTGATCATCGCGCACATGGGTATGCCCGAGTACTCGGACTTCCTCGATATCTCTGCACGGTACGACGAGGTACGGCTCGACACCACCATGGCCTTCACCACGTTCTCCAACGAGAAGGCACCGTTTCCGGAAGCTGCCTACCCACGGCTTCTGGATCTAGGGCACAAGATCTTCTTCGGCAGCGACTTTCCGAACATCCCCTACGGATATGCCGAGGCCATCACCGCGCTGCGGTCCGTGCCCGGCGTCGACGACGGGTGGATGCGCGATGTCCTCTACCGCAACGGCGCAAAGCTGTTCGGCGTTGACGGCTAGATGAGCGAGCCGGCGCGATACGCCTCGCGCACCGTAAGCCGCTGACGTTTTCCGCTGCTGGTCCGGGGAATTGTCCGCGCCGGCACCAGCACCACCTCATCGAGGGAGAACCCAAAGGCTGCGCGTACCCCGCCGGCGATGCGCGTGCGAAGTTCCTCGTACTCGTCGGCCGCGGCCCGTGTTCCGACGACGGCGATCACCGATTCTCGGGCTCGCTGTTCGTCACGCAGCGAAAAGACGACGGAAACACCCCCGGCGCCGGACATCCCGTCGATCTCCCGCTCGATGTCATAGGGCGGGAAATTGCGACCACGCACAATGAGCATCTCCTTGTGACGGCCCACCACGAACAGTTCACCATCGGTGACAAAGCCCCGGTCGCCGGTGTCATGCCAGCCGTCCGCGGGCACCGCGACCCCGCCGTCCGCGGTCAAGTAGCCCAACATCACCGACGGACCGCTCACCTGGATATCGCCCACCACACCGTCGGGCAATAGCTCGCCGTCGGGGGCGACGACCCGAAGGTCCAAGCCATCAACCACCTGTCCGCAGGACACCACAGGCTGACCGTCATCCGGCCTGCGACCAACCCGCACCCTTCCGAAGGACGAAGCATCGGGCGTAGAAGGTTGCAGTGCAACGGTTGTCGCGAGCACCGTCTCAGCCATGCCGTAGCACGGCACCAACACATCTGTCCGCATCCCCAGTGGTGCAAGTCGGTCGGTGACCTCATGCAGCACCGAGAACGGAATGGGCTCGGCACCGACATACGCGTGCCGCAGCGCGGACAAGTCCAGGTCTGCGGGGGCTCCACTACGCGAGACCGCCTCCGATACCGCCCGATACGCGAAGGGCGGGCCTGCGGTGTGTGTCGACCCATGCTGGGACATGTGTCGCGGCCAGGACATCGGATCCCGCAGAAATCCCATCGGCGTCATCACCCCGATGCGCAGGCCGTAGAGCAGTGCGGCCAGCACCTGTATGAACCCCATGTCATGGTAGAACGGCAGCCAGCTGAACACCCGATCACGTCCGCGCAAAGCTCTTGTGCCATAAGCGATTGAGCTGGCGTTGTGCACCACATTGCCATGCGTCAACAGCACCGCTTTGGGAGCCGACGTGGATCCGGAGGTCAGCTGAATGTG is a window from the Mycobacteroides salmoniphilum genome containing:
- a CDS encoding DUF1326 domain-containing protein — encoded protein: MSATDTYDWNLKGDWFDVCSCKLPCPCSFAQEPTHGDCLFTLVWHVNEGHWGDVDLSNLGVIAQGEFRGNMWIGDPDATMKLMFYIDESADARQRIALERIFTGKEGGWPAEFASLIEELRGIEYVPINFDKADDLASWGAEIPGKVDLRVEALTGPTADPSRRVTTTNAPGAEVGPGQVATWGVVKKDHSVGFEWSHEHRGESSKHFPFDWRPDGKVEVVSEELVSAQQGGCCCSD
- a CDS encoding amidohydrolase family protein, with translation MSASAFDPAPVRQIWQELDIPGIVDVHTHFMPKSVMDKVWAYFDSAGPLIGRPWPITYRAEESQRMQTLREFGVLRFTSLIYAHKPQMAAWLNQWATQFAAQTPDCIHTATFFPESDALDYVHEAIEAGARIFKVHIQVGAFSPIDPLLLPVWGLLEDAGVPVVIHCGSGPAPGEFTGPEPIRLLLTQFPRLRLIIAHMGMPEYSDFLDISARYDEVRLDTTMAFTTFSNEKAPFPEAAYPRLLDLGHKIFFGSDFPNIPYGYAEAITALRSVPGVDDGWMRDVLYRNGAKLFGVDG
- a CDS encoding AMP-binding protein, coding for MEANAPAMASGAIDYAMLLRSELEQIDFYDSRSHLYTLPAVNLVLTTRVRAAALTARGLRRGDRVAMIAASDEEYLTTLLAVLLLGAVPCAIAPPPTPSRPDSAGVAHLGAALGVLNPAMVIAQPRVAVAVAHRAVVTYNELTDADPIDWHRCSQPDPGDIHHIQLTSGSTSAPKAVLLTHGNVVHNASSIAYGTRALRGRDRVFSWLPFYHDMGFIQVLAALLYGLRIGVMTPMGFLRDPMSWPRHMSQHGSTHTAGPPFAYRAVSEAVSRSGAPADLDLSALRHAYVGAEPIPFSVLHEVTDRLAPLGMRTDVLVPCYGMAETVLATTVALQPSTPDASSFGRVRVGRRPDDGQPVVSCGQVVDGLDLRVVAPDGELLPDGVVGDIQVSGPSVMLGYLTADGGVAVPADGWHDTGDRGFVTDGELFVVGRHKEMLIVRGRNFPPYDIEREIDGMSGAGGVSVVFSLRDEQRARESVIAVVGTRAAADEYEELRTRIAGGVRAAFGFSLDEVVLVPARTIPRTSSGKRQRLTVREAYRAGSLI